A region from the Paenarthrobacter aurescens genome encodes:
- a CDS encoding DEAD/DEAH box helicase yields the protein MAAPNSLISLLGRTPDPEQLRHVHTIPARKAINEPWPGWVHPDVVAAYGALGIHEPYRHQIQAADLAHSGQHVVIATGTASGKSLAYQLPALDAIHRSELRVLSDPGKIHDDGAVTLYLSPTKALAADQLAAIRSLKLPTVRAETYDGDTDVSARRWIRDHANFILANPDMLHFGILPNHSWWARFFRRLRYVIVDEAHSYRGVFGSHVANLMRRLRRICAYYGAGSSFPEPVFIAASATASDPGVSFGRLIGAPVREVSEDCSPHGSTTVAFWEPALTDVKGENGAKQRRTAVAETADILANLVSSRVRTIAFIKSRRGAESIASITKRLLDDVDPSLPGRVAAYRSGYLPEERRALEQALRSGQLLGVSSTSALELGIDISGLDAVLVAGWPGTRASLFQQIGRAGRAGQDAIAAFVASDDPLDTYLVNHPEAIFDVSVEATVFDPGNPYVLGPHLCAAAAELPIGPAELDLFGLTAEGLLDRLVIQGYLRKRPAGWFWTHPESAAGMVNLRADGGGPVSIVDAETGSLLGTMDSPQTHYQAHTGAIYVHQGESYLVEELNETDHCVMVRRVNPDFYTTARDVTQIEVLETSRSVQWGDITVHFGDVKVTTQVVSFQRKALISNEILGEEPLDLGARDLFTKAVWFVVDNRSLHGAGLVEAEFPGALHAAEHAAIGLLPLVASSDRWDIGGVSTALHADTGVPTIFVYDGHPGGAGFAERGFEKAKIWLTATREAIKACECDAGCPSCVQSPKCGNKNNPLDKAAAITLLDVLLKDAR from the coding sequence GTGGCTGCACCGAATTCTTTGATCTCTTTGCTGGGCCGGACACCGGACCCTGAGCAGCTGCGCCATGTCCACACCATCCCCGCCCGGAAAGCAATCAACGAGCCCTGGCCGGGGTGGGTCCACCCGGATGTGGTGGCAGCCTACGGTGCACTGGGCATCCATGAACCCTACCGTCACCAGATCCAGGCGGCAGACCTCGCCCATTCCGGACAGCACGTGGTCATCGCCACGGGAACTGCTTCCGGAAAGTCGCTCGCTTACCAGTTGCCGGCCTTGGATGCGATTCACCGGTCCGAGCTGCGGGTCCTGTCAGATCCGGGCAAGATTCACGACGACGGCGCCGTCACGTTGTACTTGTCCCCTACCAAGGCCTTGGCTGCGGACCAGCTCGCGGCAATCCGTTCGCTGAAGTTGCCCACGGTGCGCGCCGAAACCTATGACGGCGATACTGATGTCTCCGCCAGGCGTTGGATCCGCGACCACGCCAACTTCATCCTTGCCAATCCGGACATGCTGCACTTCGGCATTCTTCCCAACCACTCATGGTGGGCACGGTTCTTCCGGCGGCTGCGCTACGTCATTGTGGACGAAGCACATAGTTACCGGGGTGTCTTCGGATCCCACGTGGCCAATCTGATGCGGCGCTTGCGCCGGATCTGCGCTTACTACGGCGCTGGGAGCTCCTTCCCTGAGCCGGTGTTCATTGCCGCTTCCGCCACAGCATCGGATCCAGGGGTTTCCTTCGGGCGGCTCATCGGTGCTCCCGTCCGGGAAGTCTCCGAAGACTGCTCGCCGCACGGTTCCACTACGGTGGCGTTCTGGGAGCCCGCGCTGACCGACGTCAAGGGTGAAAATGGTGCTAAGCAGCGCAGAACAGCAGTTGCCGAGACAGCGGATATTCTGGCCAATCTTGTCTCGTCGCGCGTCAGGACCATCGCGTTCATCAAGTCGCGTCGCGGTGCAGAGTCCATTGCCTCCATCACTAAGAGACTGCTTGACGATGTGGATCCCAGTCTTCCCGGGCGGGTAGCGGCGTACAGGTCCGGGTACTTGCCCGAGGAGCGGCGCGCCTTGGAACAGGCTTTGAGATCCGGCCAGCTGCTGGGGGTCTCCAGTACCTCCGCCCTGGAACTTGGTATCGATATTTCCGGACTTGATGCCGTCCTGGTGGCAGGGTGGCCTGGCACCCGGGCGTCTCTCTTCCAGCAGATCGGCCGCGCAGGTCGCGCAGGACAGGATGCCATTGCAGCTTTCGTGGCAAGCGATGATCCCTTGGATACGTACTTGGTGAACCACCCGGAAGCGATTTTTGACGTTTCCGTGGAGGCTACGGTCTTCGATCCCGGCAACCCGTACGTCCTTGGCCCGCACTTGTGCGCGGCAGCGGCCGAATTGCCGATCGGTCCGGCAGAGCTTGATCTGTTTGGTCTCACGGCCGAGGGTCTCCTTGATCGTTTGGTCATCCAGGGCTATCTGCGTAAGCGGCCTGCAGGATGGTTCTGGACGCATCCGGAGAGCGCCGCGGGGATGGTGAACCTCCGGGCCGACGGAGGTGGACCGGTGAGCATTGTGGACGCTGAAACGGGCTCGCTTCTGGGCACCATGGACTCGCCGCAAACTCACTATCAAGCCCACACGGGCGCCATCTATGTCCACCAAGGTGAGAGCTACCTGGTGGAGGAACTCAACGAAACCGATCACTGCGTCATGGTGCGCCGGGTCAACCCTGACTTTTACACCACGGCCAGGGATGTAACCCAGATTGAGGTCCTTGAAACTTCGCGCTCGGTTCAATGGGGCGATATCACTGTGCACTTTGGCGACGTCAAAGTAACTACCCAAGTGGTTTCCTTCCAACGTAAGGCTTTGATTTCCAACGAGATCCTCGGCGAAGAACCTCTCGATTTGGGTGCCAGGGACCTCTTCACCAAGGCCGTCTGGTTTGTGGTGGACAACCGTTCGCTGCACGGAGCCGGACTGGTGGAGGCTGAGTTCCCCGGGGCGCTGCATGCGGCTGAACATGCTGCAATTGGGCTCCTCCCCTTAGTGGCTTCAAGTGACCGCTGGGACATCGGCGGCGTCTCCACGGCTCTCCATGCCGACACAGGTGTGCCAACGATCTTCGTTTACGACGGTCATCCCGGTGGCGCCGGCTTTGCTGAGCGCGGTTTCGAGAAGGCCAAAATTTGGCTGACAGCCACCCGCGAAGCCATCAAAGCGTGCGAGTGCGATGCCGGCTGCCCGTCCTGTGTTCAGTCCCCTAAATGCGGGAACAAGAACAACCCGTTGGACAAAGCGGCCGCCATCACACTCCTGGACGTTTTGCTGAAGGACGCAAGATAG
- a CDS encoding Rv3654c family TadE-like protein, giving the protein MKWVRPENQHERGAGTVLGLALGAVVTALLLGLLLLAQAGVMASRAASAADLAALAAADAARGLTPGDPCAVASEVAGKHAAKITSCTVVGGDVVEVGTELAQPFQWGVATGRARAGPPP; this is encoded by the coding sequence ATGAAGTGGGTTCGGCCGGAGAACCAGCATGAGCGCGGAGCTGGAACCGTTCTCGGTCTGGCCTTGGGTGCGGTGGTAACAGCCCTGCTGCTGGGGCTGCTTTTACTGGCGCAGGCCGGTGTAATGGCATCCCGGGCGGCCTCTGCAGCGGATCTTGCAGCTCTTGCCGCCGCCGATGCTGCACGCGGGCTAACCCCCGGGGATCCTTGTGCCGTTGCATCAGAAGTGGCAGGGAAACACGCGGCAAAGATCACGTCCTGCACGGTGGTCGGCGGGGACGTGGTGGAGGTTGGCACCGAGCTGGCCCAGCCCTTCCAGTGGGGCGTCGCCACTGGCCGCGCGCGGGCGGGACCTCCTCCCTAA
- a CDS encoding TadE family type IV pilus minor pilin, translated as MTAEFAVALPAVVLLLAFLLAGGAAGITQLRLEDAARAGARASARGETSGSVDGIVKRLAGEGVTTSLTDDGDWVTVTASSPVGGALGPLIPWTLKASATARAEAATP; from the coding sequence GTGACAGCGGAGTTCGCAGTAGCGTTACCGGCTGTCGTGTTGCTCCTGGCATTCCTGCTGGCAGGCGGCGCAGCGGGGATCACCCAACTCCGGCTGGAAGATGCTGCGAGGGCCGGAGCGCGCGCCTCTGCTCGGGGTGAAACCTCCGGCTCGGTGGACGGAATCGTCAAGCGACTTGCCGGGGAGGGCGTTACAACATCATTGACCGACGACGGCGACTGGGTCACTGTGACCGCGTCCTCGCCAGTAGGCGGAGCCTTGGGACCGCTCATACCGTGGACGCTGAAGGCCTCGGCAACAGCCCGGGCAGAAGCGGCCACCCCATGA
- a CDS encoding type II secretion system F family protein yields MHDAPVWAMTAVLVLAAYLSFAAPLKTRVAPLRTRVQLLPPGREAEATQRSSAATLVDPAADGLRDTAMMLELVASMLDAGAGIGRALELIAKCASPPIRESLRPVVAALAIGADWESAWQTPSKLPPEVVRLKNALAFAALTGAPSASILYAQAARERREQFRAAEKRAAALGVKLVVPLGLCSLPAFICLGIIPVLIAMLPSG; encoded by the coding sequence ATGCACGACGCTCCGGTGTGGGCGATGACGGCGGTTTTGGTGCTGGCGGCATACTTGAGTTTCGCGGCACCGCTGAAGACAAGAGTGGCGCCGCTACGGACAAGAGTGCAGTTGCTTCCCCCGGGGAGGGAGGCCGAAGCAACTCAGAGGTCCTCGGCAGCAACCCTTGTGGATCCGGCAGCAGACGGGCTTCGGGACACGGCCATGATGCTGGAGTTGGTGGCATCGATGCTCGACGCCGGAGCCGGAATCGGACGGGCACTTGAACTAATCGCCAAGTGTGCCTCACCGCCCATCAGGGAGTCGCTTCGGCCCGTTGTTGCCGCACTGGCCATCGGTGCCGACTGGGAGTCTGCCTGGCAAACACCCTCCAAGCTCCCACCTGAAGTAGTCCGCCTCAAGAATGCGTTGGCTTTCGCAGCACTGACTGGTGCGCCGTCGGCTTCCATCCTCTATGCACAGGCTGCGAGGGAACGGCGTGAGCAGTTCCGCGCTGCAGAGAAGAGGGCCGCTGCTTTGGGCGTAAAGCTCGTGGTTCCTCTGGGCCTCTGTTCCCTGCCTGCATTTATCTGCCTGGGCATCATCCCTGTCCTGATCGCCATGCTTCCTTCTGGCTGA